From the Francisella frigiditurris genome, one window contains:
- a CDS encoding sugar porter family MFS transporter, with amino-acid sequence MTEVNKLRIFLIVFLSAMGGMLYGYDIGIIGGALPFIKSELGMTAAQESFLGGSVLYGGAFAILIGGILADLFGRRNIITASGLIFTVSVFMIYFSESYNFLLFSRLIQGIAVGFISITVPLYLTESVPSKIRGLAVTCFQLFLTAGILISVAISLLFISKDPITGLEIGDWRHMFLTAIIPGLIVFIGGFFLIKSPRWLIMKNREEEAEKILIKTIGADATKLQMLEVKALIEKTRNEGSLISSLTKKHYLLPMLIVFSVAILAQMTGINSILQYAPTMLKETGLGSVYAAVVGGVAITGLNFATTIIAVLIADKIERKFVITFGTLMVSIVLLTLSILMYTMPDTSAKGIVLLIGFILYIFFFAIGPGAYIWVIMSELLPTNIRSKGLAVALFLNSMASAILASSVMPITKHFNGNYGVILGICGVCTLVYSFIAFKFVPKTNGLSLEEIEQGFVKKD; translated from the coding sequence ATGACAGAGGTAAATAAGCTAAGAATTTTCTTGATAGTCTTTTTATCAGCAATGGGAGGAATGTTGTATGGTTATGATATAGGTATAATAGGAGGTGCTTTACCTTTTATTAAATCTGAATTAGGCATGACTGCCGCACAAGAGTCGTTCTTGGGAGGTTCTGTTTTATATGGAGGAGCCTTTGCAATTCTTATTGGTGGTATTTTAGCTGATTTATTTGGGAGAAGAAATATCATTACAGCCTCTGGTTTAATATTCACAGTATCCGTTTTTATGATTTATTTTTCTGAAAGCTATAACTTCCTTCTATTTTCAAGACTAATTCAGGGTATAGCTGTTGGTTTTATATCTATAACTGTTCCATTATATCTGACAGAATCTGTTCCTAGTAAAATTAGAGGTTTAGCTGTTACATGTTTTCAGCTGTTTTTGACCGCAGGAATATTGATATCTGTAGCTATAAGCTTACTCTTTATATCAAAAGATCCTATCACAGGTTTAGAGATTGGTGATTGGAGACATATGTTTCTTACAGCTATAATTCCTGGTTTGATTGTATTTATAGGCGGTTTCTTCCTAATTAAGTCTCCTAGATGGTTGATTATGAAGAATAGAGAGGAAGAAGCAGAAAAAATACTTATCAAGACTATAGGTGCAGATGCAACAAAACTACAAATGCTAGAAGTTAAGGCTCTAATTGAAAAAACTAGAAATGAAGGAAGTTTGATATCAAGTCTTACAAAAAAACATTATTTATTACCAATGTTAATAGTATTTTCAGTAGCAATTTTAGCTCAGATGACAGGAATAAATAGTATCTTACAATATGCACCAACAATGTTAAAAGAGACAGGTTTAGGGTCTGTGTATGCTGCTGTTGTCGGTGGTGTTGCGATAACAGGCCTTAACTTTGCTACAACTATTATAGCCGTACTAATAGCTGATAAGATTGAGAGAAAGTTCGTTATAACTTTCGGAACACTTATGGTTTCTATAGTTCTACTTACATTATCTATTCTTATGTATACTATGCCAGATACTTCAGCAAAAGGTATAGTTTTACTTATAGGCTTTATATTATATATATTCTTCTTCGCTATTGGACCTGGAGCTTATATATGGGTTATTATGTCAGAGCTTCTACCTACAAATATAAGAAGTAAAGGCTTAGCTGTAGCATTGTTTTTAAATAGTATGGCTTCTGCAATTCTAGCTTCATCAGTAATGCCAATTACTAAACACTTTAATGGTAATTATGGTGTTATTCTTGGTATATGTGGCGTATGTACGCTAGTGTATAGTTTCATAGCATTTAAGTTTGTGCCGAAAACAAATGGTTTATCATTAGAAGAGATTGAGCAAGGTTTTGTTAAAAAGGATTAG
- a CDS encoding SIS domain-containing protein — protein MKKTIMQHEAESSWEKVENQLSQNKKLVQNIVSQIKQRNIKRVITIARGSSDCVANFAKYLFNIELGWSVASLPPSISTIYDKEIGDKETLVIAISQSGGSPDLKLALENCKKAGCLTLSIVNKEDSPLANASDLVLPVRADEENAVAATKSFITSLVALLDIVAEYKQDDYLIFELQKLPSNLKLSLESKWDEAISILEKHKSMFVIGRGFGYPIAQEMALKFKETCGIHAEAFSGAEVLHGPFALMSSDFASFIISQNDKSLEGTIGVANRVADLDVDTIFVGSENIENDVRKDLFLDINIKTHPILEPIIIIQKFYLMVNNLAIKLGNNPDAPINLKKVTETI, from the coding sequence ATGAAAAAAACGATAATGCAGCATGAAGCAGAGAGCTCGTGGGAAAAGGTTGAAAATCAATTAAGTCAAAATAAAAAATTAGTTCAAAATATTGTTAGTCAAATTAAACAACGAAATATAAAAAGAGTTATAACTATCGCTAGAGGAAGTTCAGACTGTGTTGCTAATTTTGCAAAATATTTATTTAACATCGAGCTTGGCTGGAGTGTGGCTTCATTACCACCATCAATCTCAACTATCTATGATAAAGAAATCGGAGATAAAGAAACTTTAGTTATAGCTATATCTCAATCTGGTGGTAGTCCAGATTTAAAGTTGGCATTAGAAAATTGTAAGAAAGCAGGGTGTTTAACTTTAAGTATAGTTAATAAAGAAGATTCTCCTTTAGCTAATGCTTCAGATTTAGTTTTACCGGTAAGAGCAGATGAAGAAAATGCAGTAGCTGCTACAAAAAGTTTTATAACGTCGTTAGTGGCTTTATTGGATATTGTTGCGGAATATAAGCAAGATGATTATTTAATCTTCGAATTACAAAAATTACCAAGTAATTTAAAGCTAAGCTTAGAAAGTAAATGGGATGAAGCAATATCTATATTAGAGAAACATAAAAGTATGTTTGTGATAGGTAGAGGATTCGGCTATCCAATAGCACAGGAAATGGCTCTTAAGTTTAAAGAAACTTGTGGAATTCATGCAGAAGCTTTTAGTGGAGCAGAAGTGTTACATGGACCATTTGCTCTGATGAGTTCTGATTTTGCTTCTTTTATAATTTCTCAAAATGATAAAAGCTTAGAGGGCACTATTGGTGTAGCTAATAGAGTAGCCGATCTTGATGTCGATACTATATTTGTTGGCTCAGAAAATATAGAGAATGATGTAAGAAAAGATTTGTTTTTAGATATAAACATAAAAACGCATCCAATCTTAGAGCCAATCATTATAATTCAGAAATTCTATTTAATGGTTAATAATCTAGCTATTAAGCTAGGTAATAATCCTGACGCACCTATTAATCTAAAAAAAGTTACAGAAACTATCTAA
- a CDS encoding dicarboxylate/amino acid:cation symporter, protein MLIALLIILALFVYLHIKAYSFNFRTILALVVGITIGLIYNLLNCDNNHFSQLVSIIGDGYISLLKMLIIPLVLTSIVHSIINLKNYTGSYIIKVAYKTIGILLIMTGVSAIIGALIALSMHTGLGINLNNATPDSNPETSTFAQTILGFFPSNISSDMTNNNVMAVVIFSILLGFAILRAYRENHELAQPFITFIDSLFFVVKKLANIIIALTPYGVLALMIKMGIGQNKECVMTVIYFIFTIYVALIIVLAMHIILLLIFRTNLKTFYKSVWNALLVAATTRSSMGTLPLSIEGLRKFGVSETVSTFAPTIGTTLGMNGCAGVFPAALAIMAMQISGVDITISTILIIGFICMLASLGVSGIPGTAFVAAGVVFSYFGLPWELIAIIIGVDAIVDTFRTPINIHGVMTTAVIVDKTTKPN, encoded by the coding sequence ATGCTTATAGCTCTTTTAATAATACTGGCATTATTTGTTTACCTACATATTAAAGCTTATAGTTTTAACTTCAGAACAATACTAGCCCTTGTTGTAGGTATAACAATTGGTTTAATCTACAATTTATTAAATTGTGATAATAATCATTTTTCTCAATTAGTATCTATTATAGGTGATGGTTATATTTCTTTACTGAAAATGTTAATAATACCTCTAGTATTAACATCAATTGTTCATTCTATTATAAATCTTAAAAACTATACTGGCTCATACATAATAAAAGTAGCATATAAAACTATAGGTATTCTCCTAATAATGACTGGGGTTAGTGCTATTATAGGTGCTTTAATCGCATTATCTATGCATACAGGCTTAGGTATAAATTTAAACAATGCAACACCAGATTCAAATCCTGAAACATCAACATTTGCTCAAACTATTTTAGGTTTTTTTCCTAGTAATATTAGTTCTGATATGACAAATAATAATGTTATGGCTGTTGTTATATTCTCGATTCTTTTAGGCTTTGCAATTTTAAGAGCCTATAGAGAAAACCATGAGCTTGCTCAACCATTTATAACTTTCATTGATTCTCTATTTTTTGTTGTTAAAAAGCTAGCGAATATAATAATAGCTCTAACTCCTTATGGTGTACTTGCTCTTATGATAAAAATGGGTATAGGACAAAATAAAGAATGTGTAATGACTGTTATTTATTTTATCTTCACTATATATGTTGCTTTAATAATAGTATTAGCAATGCATATTATTCTATTACTTATTTTTAGAACAAATCTAAAAACTTTTTACAAAAGTGTTTGGAATGCATTATTAGTTGCAGCCACAACTAGATCAAGTATGGGTACATTACCTTTATCAATTGAAGGACTACGTAAATTTGGAGTTTCAGAAACAGTTTCAACATTTGCTCCAACTATAGGTACGACCTTAGGTATGAATGGTTGTGCTGGTGTTTTTCCTGCAGCCTTGGCTATTATGGCAATGCAAATAAGTGGTGTAGACATCACAATATCTACGATATTAATAATAGGATTTATCTGTATGCTAGCTTCTCTTGGCGTATCTGGAATTCCTGGAACAGCATTTGTCGCAGCTGGAGTAGTATTCTCATACTTCGGATTACCATGGGAGCTTATTGCAATAATAATAGGTGTAGATGCTATCGTTGATACATTTAGAACTCCAATCAACATTCATGGAGTAATGACAACTGCTGTAATAGTTGATAAAACGACTAAACCAAACTAA
- the truA gene encoding tRNA pseudouridine(38-40) synthase TruA, with amino-acid sequence MKNYLLQVEYFGKNYSGWQKQTHSNSIQEELEKALSKVANHNIEVTCAGRTDAGVHATSQVVNFFSDSDRTLEAFYRGANALLPEDIKVIDIIEVNLEFNARFSALTRTYNYVIYNSKVSSPIFKNHVLWENRPLDIDKMNVAAQYLVGELDFTSFRSSQCQSNTPFRYVKEAKFSKYNNFIIFEVVGNAFLHHMIRNFIGSLLKVGIGLKEPAWILQVLDAKNRCLAAETAKPQGLYFVGVEYEDFSFKRGVKDFFSLV; translated from the coding sequence ATGAAAAATTATTTATTACAAGTTGAATATTTTGGTAAAAATTATTCTGGTTGGCAAAAGCAAACTCATTCAAACAGTATACAAGAAGAACTAGAAAAAGCTTTAAGTAAAGTAGCAAATCATAATATAGAAGTGACTTGTGCAGGAAGAACAGATGCTGGAGTGCATGCGACTTCCCAAGTAGTTAACTTTTTCTCTGATAGTGATAGAACATTAGAGGCTTTTTATAGAGGAGCGAATGCTTTATTACCAGAAGATATTAAGGTAATAGATATAATAGAAGTTAATCTAGAGTTTAATGCGAGATTTTCAGCATTAACTAGAACATATAATTATGTTATTTATAACTCTAAAGTAAGCTCACCAATTTTTAAAAATCATGTCTTATGGGAAAATAGGCCATTAGACATAGATAAAATGAATGTTGCTGCCCAATACTTAGTGGGAGAATTGGATTTTACTTCTTTTAGATCTTCACAATGTCAGTCTAATACTCCATTTAGATATGTGAAAGAAGCTAAATTTTCAAAGTACAATAATTTTATAATTTTTGAAGTTGTTGGAAATGCTTTTTTACACCATATGATTAGAAATTTTATTGGGTCTCTTTTAAAAGTTGGCATAGGCCTGAAGGAGCCAGCTTGGATACTACAAGTTTTAGATGCAAAAAATAGATGTTTAGCTGCAGAAACAGCCAAGCCACAAGGGTTGTATTTTGTTGGAGTGGAATATGAAGATTTTAGTTTTAAAAGAGGAGTAAAAGATTTCTTTAGTTTGGTTTAG
- a CDS encoding alpha/beta hydrolase fold domain-containing protein — MWAIIGSSGFEYFDGFKIIEELSRETPFGLCSNGLFKIKIGGEEALFLNRTGLDENILPHQINYKANIYALKKYGATSVIALSSVRSLRGELKPGDMVIPYQFIDRTKSLREFTFCDQGLLNYVSLSKPITESIAEEIRANKEAFDFPIHFKQSYVCIEGPQFPTIIDAKCFQSMGGGVIGMTAFPEFALAREAGLNYICCNFIVDYVPWSYDVRNEYNVLEIRQTNNTKAEMVVKWIVKNLSFYAENDCHELGMARYLSTPLESLAPNKKAWLQIISRDNSKLDGVREEDTLKKVPDLYGGVKTIPSKLQDLLMFISKYDREGTLRDIDLTRKAAASLSLYSYEKESVAKVEDIEITHDDGHKIPVRVYSPNLNQKSAAIIFSHGGGFVSGTLDSFDAFCRKLSLTTDRVVFSIDYRLAPEHKFPAGLNDVEFVSEYVAKHAKKFAICKESLTLMGDSAGANLSILATYNLLKDKKVKIANNVLLYPSVDLSHLPTKSLSDFSSGYILTTAKTKWYSDLYVPNDFDRQSPEISPFYIKNLEGMPRTFVVTAGYDPLKDEGLLFAEKLIRHDVDVQHYHFDSLVHGFINFSKLIPKEMETLHSRIVKFLK; from the coding sequence ATGTGGGCAATAATTGGAAGTAGTGGATTTGAATATTTTGATGGATTTAAAATCATTGAAGAGTTATCTAGAGAAACTCCTTTTGGGTTATGTTCTAATGGGTTATTTAAGATAAAGATAGGTGGTGAAGAGGCTTTGTTTTTAAATAGGACTGGGCTTGATGAAAATATTTTACCTCACCAAATTAATTATAAAGCTAATATTTATGCTTTAAAAAAATATGGTGCTACTTCAGTTATAGCTCTTTCTTCTGTTAGAAGCTTAAGAGGAGAATTAAAGCCTGGCGATATGGTTATTCCTTATCAGTTCATAGATAGAACTAAATCTTTAAGAGAGTTTACTTTTTGTGATCAAGGTTTGCTTAATTATGTGTCTTTATCAAAACCAATAACAGAAAGTATTGCTGAAGAGATAAGAGCAAATAAAGAAGCTTTTGATTTTCCTATACACTTTAAACAGTCTTATGTTTGTATTGAAGGACCGCAGTTTCCTACTATTATAGATGCTAAATGTTTTCAAAGTATGGGAGGTGGTGTTATTGGTATGACAGCATTTCCCGAGTTTGCTTTAGCTAGAGAGGCGGGATTAAATTATATATGTTGTAACTTTATAGTTGATTATGTGCCTTGGTCTTATGATGTTAGAAATGAGTATAATGTTTTAGAAATAAGGCAAACTAACAATACAAAAGCTGAGATGGTAGTTAAATGGATAGTTAAAAATCTATCCTTTTATGCTGAAAATGACTGTCATGAACTTGGGATGGCTAGGTATTTATCTACACCTTTAGAGTCTTTAGCTCCAAATAAAAAAGCTTGGCTGCAAATCATATCTAGAGATAATTCTAAACTTGATGGGGTACGTGAAGAAGATACGCTTAAAAAAGTTCCTGACTTATATGGTGGGGTTAAAACTATTCCATCTAAATTACAAGATTTACTTATGTTTATAAGTAAATATGATAGGGAAGGTACCTTACGAGATATAGATTTAACTAGAAAGGCAGCAGCATCTCTTAGCTTATATAGTTATGAAAAAGAAAGTGTTGCGAAAGTTGAAGATATAGAAATAACACATGATGATGGGCATAAAATTCCTGTAAGAGTATATAGCCCAAATCTAAACCAAAAATCAGCAGCAATAATTTTTTCTCATGGAGGCGGTTTTGTTTCAGGGACTTTAGATTCATTTGATGCTTTTTGTAGAAAGCTTTCATTAACAACAGATAGAGTAGTATTTTCTATAGATTATAGACTAGCGCCTGAGCATAAGTTCCCAGCAGGGTTAAATGATGTAGAATTTGTTTCAGAATATGTAGCTAAACATGCAAAAAAATTTGCAATCTGTAAAGAAAGCTTAACTCTAATGGGTGATAGTGCAGGAGCTAATTTATCTATATTAGCAACATATAATTTATTGAAAGATAAAAAAGTTAAAATAGCAAATAATGTTCTTTTATATCCTTCTGTTGATTTGTCACATTTACCAACTAAATCATTGAGTGATTTTTCCAGTGGATATATATTAACTACGGCAAAAACTAAATGGTATTCTGACTTGTATGTACCAAATGATTTTGATAGACAATCTCCTGAAATTTCTCCTTTTTATATAAAAAATTTGGAAGGAATGCCAAGAACCTTTGTTGTAACTGCTGGATATGATCCTTTAAAAGATGAAGGGTTATTATTTGCAGAAAAATTAATAAGACACGATGTGGATGTTCAACATTATCATTTTGATAGTTTAGTTCATGGTTTTATCAATTTTTCTAAGCTTATTCCAAAAGAGATGGAAACTTTACATAGCAGGATAGTTAAATTTCTTAAATAA
- a CDS encoding fumarylacetoacetate hydrolase family protein, with translation MYIDKSKSKVICIGRNYIEHIYELENEIPENPVIFIKPNSSITASLKIPNNREIHYEVEIVFAFSDKGEIKGVGLGIDLTDRALQTKLKSKGLPWELAKAFDNSAILSEFVEIKGEDLKSLNFRAYKNGEIVQQGSYDLMIHKPCQIVQFLKENNISILENDFLMTGTPKGVGVVYQGDIFNIDLFLDNKKILKAEFK, from the coding sequence ATGTATATAGATAAATCAAAATCAAAAGTTATATGTATAGGTAGAAACTATATAGAGCATATATATGAGCTAGAAAATGAAATTCCAGAAAATCCTGTGATTTTTATTAAACCAAACTCTTCAATTACAGCATCTTTAAAAATTCCAAATAATAGGGAAATACATTATGAAGTTGAAATAGTATTTGCCTTTAGCGATAAAGGCGAGATTAAGGGAGTTGGGTTAGGAATTGATTTAACAGATAGAGCTCTGCAAACAAAGCTTAAATCAAAGGGCCTGCCTTGGGAATTGGCAAAAGCTTTTGATAATAGTGCAATCCTGAGTGAATTCGTTGAGATTAAGGGTGAAGATTTAAAGTCTCTTAATTTTAGAGCATATAAAAATGGTGAAATAGTACAACAAGGTTCTTATGATTTAATGATTCATAAACCATGCCAGATAGTTCAATTTTTAAAAGAAAATAATATATCAATTCTAGAAAATGATTTTTTGATGACGGGTACTCCTAAAGGTGTAGGGGTAGTTTATCAGGGTGATATTTTTAATATAGACTTATTCTTAGATAATAAAAAGATTCTTAAAGCAGAATTTAAATAG
- the lptB gene encoding LPS export ABC transporter ATP-binding protein, with amino-acid sequence MEEKYTLEARRLGKKYGSRWVVNNVSMKVSTGEIVGLLGPNGAGKTTSFYMIVGLVKATRGKVRMGDEDVTEMPIHLRARRGLGYLPQEASVFRKLSVEDNIVSILETRKELSKEQIQQELELLLDEFSIQHIRKSLGMSLSGGERRRVEIARALAMNPKFILLDEPFAGVDPISVIEIKEVVRHLKDRGIGVLITDHNVRETLDICERAYIVNAGNMLAFGTPEEVLADETVKKVYLGEDFKL; translated from the coding sequence ATGGAAGAGAAATATACTTTAGAGGCGCGAAGATTAGGAAAAAAATATGGCTCTAGATGGGTTGTTAATAATGTTTCTATGAAAGTCTCAACTGGTGAAATAGTAGGTTTGTTAGGACCAAATGGTGCAGGTAAAACTACATCATTCTATATGATTGTTGGACTTGTAAAAGCTACTCGTGGAAAAGTTCGTATGGGTGATGAAGATGTTACCGAAATGCCAATTCACTTACGTGCAAGAAGAGGTTTAGGATATTTGCCTCAAGAGGCATCAGTATTTAGAAAGTTAAGTGTAGAGGATAATATTGTTTCTATTTTAGAAACAAGAAAAGAACTATCTAAAGAGCAGATTCAACAAGAATTAGAATTATTACTTGATGAGTTTAGTATTCAGCATATTAGAAAAAGTTTAGGAATGAGTCTTTCTGGTGGTGAGCGTAGAAGGGTTGAGATAGCAAGAGCACTTGCAATGAATCCTAAATTTATTCTTCTTGATGAGCCATTTGCTGGAGTTGACCCAATTTCTGTGATTGAAATTAAGGAAGTGGTTAGACACCTAAAAGATAGGGGAATTGGTGTTTTAATAACAGACCATAACGTTAGAGAAACTTTAGATATATGTGAAAGAGCTTATATTGTAAATGCTGGGAATATGTTAGCTTTTGGAACACCTGAAGAAGTATTAGCAGATGAAACAGTTAAAAAAGTTTATCTTGGTGAAGATTTCAAACTTTAA
- a CDS encoding LptA/OstA family protein, producing the protein MLLGRQVILITLFFLVSFSCSVAAATEKDIMDDYGPITICADKLDYNGKKGTLTYLGKVFAMQIKGKQVFCNSSNDQNNNIYFDKHKDKDFTETQTLWLDQAKKVCEQTEECNFITGQSLIVKLGKDRKIETITVTITDDNNFAKFYSYPVEKKSTGNEKGYQKTFKGPIGGQGKEIVYSIVNKKMILKKKAFVTQGGNDYRGDEIDYDMAHDLISIPGSKSQRRSTIVLEGLSEDSKIDLGKDMIIDQPINKDFKNANQVY; encoded by the coding sequence ATGCTTCTAGGTAGACAGGTTATCTTAATCACTTTATTTTTTTTGGTTTCGTTTTCATGCTCAGTAGCTGCAGCGACAGAAAAAGATATTATGGATGATTATGGTCCTATTACAATTTGTGCAGATAAGCTTGACTATAATGGTAAAAAAGGAACATTGACTTATTTAGGCAAAGTTTTTGCAATGCAGATAAAGGGTAAACAAGTTTTTTGTAATAGTTCTAACGATCAAAATAATAATATTTATTTTGATAAGCATAAAGATAAAGACTTTACAGAAACTCAAACTTTATGGTTGGATCAGGCAAAAAAGGTTTGTGAGCAAACAGAAGAGTGTAATTTTATAACGGGTCAGTCTCTTATAGTTAAGCTTGGAAAAGATAGAAAAATAGAAACTATAACAGTTACAATTACAGACGATAATAATTTTGCAAAATTTTATTCCTATCCTGTTGAAAAAAAGAGTACGGGTAATGAGAAGGGTTATCAAAAAACTTTTAAAGGTCCTATAGGTGGCCAGGGTAAAGAAATAGTTTACTCAATTGTTAATAAAAAAATGATTTTGAAGAAAAAAGCTTTTGTTACACAGGGCGGTAATGACTATAGAGGTGATGAAATAGATTATGATATGGCACATGACTTAATTTCTATACCTGGAAGTAAAAGTCAGCGACGTTCTACAATCGTTTTAGAAGGTTTATCTGAGGATTCAAAAATAGATTTAGGTAAAGATATGATTATTGATCAGCCAATAAATAAAGACTTTAAAAATGCGAACCAAGTCTATTAG
- the lptC gene encoding LPS export ABC transporter periplasmic protein LptC — translation MRLFFYSKYSFFVSLGFVIVVSAGVISLYLQSVKHIGVTAPNKKAITMKAYDYSFGSYNGEGKLDTYLDADYLEQYVDKSLSFKNIRAKTYGENEKKKWDVKSNFATSDDPDNKANIIRLYGNVKSIMYMEEEDTKDGAPKKIHIDTEEIFYKPQTYDFYGDDKVRIYDPNTGNNTTGVGFKGNTDTKRVKIDNDVRSYYASR, via the coding sequence ATGAGATTATTTTTCTATAGTAAATATTCTTTTTTTGTAAGTTTGGGCTTTGTTATTGTTGTTTCTGCTGGAGTTATATCTCTATATCTCCAAAGTGTAAAACATATAGGTGTTACAGCGCCAAATAAAAAAGCTATAACTATGAAAGCATATGATTATAGTTTTGGAAGTTATAATGGAGAAGGTAAGTTAGATACTTACTTAGATGCTGACTATTTAGAACAATATGTTGATAAAAGCTTATCATTTAAAAATATAAGAGCAAAAACCTATGGTGAAAATGAAAAAAAGAAATGGGATGTTAAATCAAATTTTGCAACTTCAGACGACCCAGATAATAAAGCTAATATAATAAGGCTTTATGGTAATGTAAAAAGTATTATGTATATGGAAGAGGAAGATACTAAAGATGGAGCTCCTAAAAAAATACATATAGATACTGAGGAAATATTTTATAAACCACAGACATATGATTTTTACGGAGATGATAAAGTGAGAATCTATGATCCTAATACTGGCAATAATACTACTGGAGTAGGATTTAAGGGTAATACGGATACAAAAAGAGTTAAAATAGATAATGATGTTAGGAGTTATTATGCTTCTAGGTAG